In Oncorhynchus gorbuscha isolate QuinsamMale2020 ecotype Even-year linkage group LG08, OgorEven_v1.0, whole genome shotgun sequence, one genomic interval encodes:
- the LOC124040687 gene encoding potassium channel subfamily T member 1-like has protein sequence MVDLESEVPPLPPKYRFRDLLLGDQNLLNDDRVQVEFYANESTFKERRKLFFIKNQRSSLRRRVFDFSIKVLSCALYMCRVLTDDPSEGHGCICGFQHLERAGKKLTVFDSWYFCVVTFSTVGYGDVTPNVWPSKLLVIIMISVALVVLPIQDYYVIILCPTEMDAQVRRVLQIPLWSQRVIYLQGSALKDQDLIRAKMDNAEACFILSSRCEVVRTAAVRTSTSINVQTLFRLFSSLSIITELTHPANMRFMQFRAQDRYSLALSKLEKKEREKGSNLAFMFRLPFAAGRVFSISMLDTLLYQSFVKDYIISITRLLLGLDTTPGSGFLCSMQISEDDLWIQTYGRLYQKLCSTVGDIPIGIYRTESQTADSSEESQLSVCVEDLDDPKEQRDRELPPVAGGLHRSSTSSDPSDGKAPLLRRKSVQWARKLSRRGRDVFGGIASCISKAWNKIRYVFET, from the exons TTCAAAGAGAGACGTAAACTGTTCTTCATCAAAAACCAAAGATCAA gccTGAGAAGACGAGTGTTCGACTTCTCCATAAAGGTCCTGAGCTGTGCCCTATACATGTGTCGTGTGTTGACAGACGACCCATCCGAAGGACATGGCTG CATCTGTGGCTTCCAGCACCTGGAGCGGGCGGGCAAGAAGCTGACGGTGTTCGACTCCTGGTACTTCTGCGTCGTCACCTTCTCCACAGTGGGCTACGGCGACGTCACGCCCAACGTGTGGCCCTCCAAGCTGCTGGTGATCATCATGATCTCTGTAGCCCTGGTGGTGCTGCCCATACAG GACTACTATGTCATCATCCTGTGTCCAACAGAGATGGACGCCCAGGTGCGCCGGGTGCTCCAGATCCCCCTGTGGTCCCAGCGGGTCATCTACCTCCAGGGATCGGCCCTCAAGGACCAGGACCTCATACGAGCCAA AATGGACAATGCAGAGGCTTGTTTCATCCTAAGCAGTCGCTGTGAGGTGGTCCGCACCGCCGCAGTAC GTACCTCAACCTCTATCAATGTGCAGACACTGTTCAG GTTGTTCTCCAGTCTCAGTATCATCACCGAGCTGACCCACCCCGCCAACATGAGGTTTATGCAGTTCAGAGCTCAGGACCGgtactctctggctctctctaaaCTGGAGAAG AAAGAGCGGGAGAAAGGCTCCAACCTGGCCTTCATGTTTCGCCTGCCGTTTGCTGCAGGGAGGGTCTTCAGTATCAGCATGCTGGACACTCTCCTCTACCAG TCGTTTGTCAAAGACTATATTATCTCCATCACCAGGCTGCTGCTGGGCCTGGACACCACCCCGGGCTCTGGATTCCTCTGCTCT ATGCAGATCTCTGAGGATGACCTGTGGATCcaga cgtatgGAAGGCTCTATCAGAAACTGTGTTCCACCGTCGGAGATATTCCCATCGGCATCTACAGGACCGAGTCCCAGACAGCAGATTCCTCTGAGGAG TCACAGCTCTCAGTGTGCGTGGAGGACTTAGACGACCCCAAGGAGCAGAGAGACCGAGAGCTCCCCCCTGTGGCCGGAGGGCTCCACCGCAGCTCCACCTCCAGCGACCCATCGGATGGGAAGGCTCCCCTGCTGAGGAGGAAGAGCGTGCAGTGGGCGCGGAAGCTGAGCCGGAGGGGGAGGGATGTTTTTGGGGGGATTGCAAGTTGTATTTCCAAGGCCTGGAACAAAATACGTTATGTGTTTGAAACATGA